The Acetomicrobium flavidum genome window below encodes:
- the coaE gene encoding dephospho-CoA kinase (Dephospho-CoA kinase (CoaE) performs the final step in coenzyme A biosynthesis.), producing the protein MLVIGLTGDIGAGKSTVCSLLQQMGAVVVEADRIVRQIWLRPEIIEAARKRWGNDILDSEGRIVASEVASKGFCNEAEYRWMCDLIHPLVMAEMERSLLEGGEGLKVFEIPLLFEVGRPDWIDFAIYVTAPKDVRARRNAMRGLDEEAIAARERWLLPAEEKKKMSDWVIENGGDLKALREEVERLGELLLKIAYPMLVSVTCGSESEAQAIARTCVEKRLAACVNIVPVRSIYSWHGDIEDEGEWKAELKTLRCKLYQLKKEILSRHSYDTPVILAHSLTWVNPKALLWLREVLDI; encoded by the coding sequence ATGTTGGTCATAGGTCTAACAGGAGATATTGGAGCTGGTAAAAGCACTGTATGCAGTTTACTGCAACAGATGGGGGCCGTCGTTGTAGAGGCTGACAGGATAGTGAGGCAGATCTGGTTAAGGCCGGAGATAATAGAAGCAGCGCGCAAGCGCTGGGGAAACGACATCTTAGACAGCGAAGGCCGCATCGTTGCTAGCGAAGTTGCCTCTAAAGGATTTTGCAACGAGGCCGAATACAGGTGGATGTGTGACCTGATACATCCTCTGGTTATGGCGGAGATGGAAAGATCGTTGCTCGAAGGCGGTGAAGGTCTCAAGGTCTTTGAGATTCCATTGCTTTTCGAGGTCGGAAGGCCCGATTGGATAGATTTCGCGATCTACGTAACGGCACCCAAGGACGTTAGGGCAAGGAGAAATGCGATGCGAGGCCTTGACGAGGAAGCCATTGCCGCTAGGGAAAGATGGCTTTTGCCCGCAGAAGAGAAGAAAAAGATGTCCGATTGGGTCATAGAAAATGGCGGAGACCTAAAAGCGCTTCGAGAAGAGGTCGAAAGACTGGGTGAGCTTTTGCTAAAAATTGCCTACCCAATGCTGGTCTCCGTGACCTGCGGCAGTGAAAGTGAAGCCCAGGCCATAGCCAGAACATGTGTCGAAAAAAGGCTGGCCGCGTGCGTCAATATTGTTCCCGTAAGGAGCATCTACTCATGGCATGGAGACATAGAAGATGAGGGAGAATGGAAAGCCGAGCTAAAGACCCTTCGATGTAAGCTGTATCAGTTGAAAAAGGAGATATTAAGCAGACACAGCTATGACACTCCGGTCATACTTGCTCATTCCTTGACCTGGGTTAACCCAAAGGCGTTGTTGTGGCTTAGGGAGGTTTTGGATATTTGA
- a CDS encoding pyridoxal phosphate-dependent aminotransferase yields the protein MKLSTRAMNMEPSATLAISAKAKAMKREGKPVISFGAGEPDFTSPRAALDAAREAMERGETHYTPATGIPELKEEVAKYYERRFGLKYNFSKEVIIGSGAKPLIYEALGCLVDPGDEVMIFAPAWVSYVEQIKLCDGKPVIIDTTRSGFLPTASLIEASLSSHTRGMIINTPSNPVGVIYPKETLNVIADLAIKHDLWIIYDEIYERLVYDGLEHINIVSIRPELRDRTIIINGASKAFAMTGWRIGYALGPQEIMSKVGDFQGHLTSNASSISQWAAVGALRGAEEDVKRMHEAFDERRKKMIALLKEVPNISFVEPKGAFYVFVDTRNCLGKTYEGKTIDDDIKFCEMALENKYIALVPGSAFLAPGFVRFSYANSMEEIEEGVRRFKEMVSEIK from the coding sequence ATGAAGTTATCGACAAGGGCAATGAACATGGAGCCATCTGCGACCTTAGCGATCAGCGCAAAGGCCAAGGCGATGAAGCGCGAGGGAAAACCAGTGATATCCTTTGGCGCAGGCGAACCCGATTTTACTTCTCCGAGGGCAGCTTTAGACGCGGCAAGGGAAGCAATGGAGCGAGGAGAAACCCACTACACACCAGCAACGGGAATACCCGAGCTAAAAGAGGAAGTAGCAAAATATTACGAGAGGCGCTTTGGCCTTAAATACAACTTTTCAAAAGAGGTCATCATAGGTTCAGGCGCTAAGCCGCTCATATATGAGGCGCTTGGATGTCTTGTAGATCCCGGCGACGAGGTCATGATATTTGCACCCGCATGGGTGAGCTACGTGGAACAGATTAAATTATGCGACGGAAAGCCCGTTATCATAGATACCACACGATCAGGTTTTTTGCCCACCGCTTCGCTGATCGAGGCTTCGCTGAGCTCTCATACCCGTGGCATGATAATCAATACACCCTCCAATCCGGTTGGCGTCATATATCCTAAGGAAACTTTAAACGTCATAGCAGACCTGGCGATAAAACACGACCTGTGGATAATATATGACGAGATATACGAAAGGCTGGTCTACGACGGTTTGGAACATATAAACATCGTTTCAATTAGGCCGGAACTGCGCGATCGTACGATAATAATCAACGGAGCCAGCAAGGCCTTCGCCATGACGGGATGGAGAATAGGATATGCCCTTGGCCCTCAGGAAATCATGTCTAAGGTTGGAGATTTTCAGGGACATCTGACATCAAATGCGTCTTCCATATCTCAGTGGGCTGCTGTTGGAGCCTTAAGGGGAGCTGAGGAAGATGTTAAAAGGATGCATGAGGCCTTCGACGAAAGGCGTAAAAAGATGATTGCGCTCCTCAAAGAGGTCCCGAACATCTCCTTCGTCGAACCTAAGGGGGCCTTTTACGTGTTTGTCGACACAAGAAATTGCTTAGGGAAGACCTACGAAGGCAAAACCATCGATGACGATATCAAATTTTGTGAGATGGCTTTGGAGAATAAATACATAGCCTTAGTACCGGGAAGCGCTTTTCTGGCCCCGGGTTTCGTCAGGTTCTCCTACGCAAACTCCATGGAAGAGATTGAGGAAGGAGTAAGGCGTTTCAAGGAAATGGTAAGCGAGATAAAATAG
- a CDS encoding metal-sensitive transcriptional regulator yields MAKRPAENNIEELPAERKAVLNRLKRIEGQLRGIQRMIIEEKPCVEVLTQLTAARNAMQQACVEIVKNNLYKCIRENTNTEENIGQLEKLISALIDSAPQATK; encoded by the coding sequence ATGGCAAAAAGGCCCGCCGAAAATAATATAGAAGAATTACCCGCCGAACGTAAGGCCGTACTGAACAGGCTCAAGAGGATAGAAGGACAACTCAGGGGAATACAGCGAATGATCATAGAGGAAAAACCCTGCGTGGAAGTGCTGACTCAGCTGACGGCAGCAAGAAACGCCATGCAACAGGCGTGCGTGGAGATAGTAAAAAACAACCTCTATAAATGCATAAGAGAGAACACCAATACCGAAGAAAATATAGGGCAACTGGAAAAACTCATAAGCGCACTCATAGATTCAGCACCTCAGGCAACGAAATGA
- a CDS encoding ATP-dependent helicase: MRVEEIVSGLNPKQREAVLYTKGPLLVLAGAGSGKTRVLTYKFAYLVASGLALPWQILAVTFTNKAAKEMKERVQSLLGSSIKNLQISTFHSYGVEMLYRYAKEANEAGIKVPFTVFDKGDAQKVIEKLMKDFNIDKKRFEVSFMVDMISRAKASADPKTLSPGFGLEARWKEFYDAYNEELKKQGAVDFDDLLLLPLHLLSVNEKVISKERDRFKWVLVDEYQDVNTPQYRLIQMLAKSGNIMVVGDPDQSIYGWRGADMSIIMNFERDFPGARVITLDQNYRSTGMILDAANAVIKHNIERRPKELWTANQRGTPVSVYLAGNDRQEAQFIADEIRRLCQSGYSYDDMAILYRINAMSRSYEQDLMTRGIPYKIVRGVSFYERREVKDVLSYMRLAVNPLDGAALNRIGNVPPRGLGPKSLQALGNWIASISSKFENPLDLWQWLVQAEDLPLKGKAKAGAKEIAGYMIQILSRSDDVRDVISFIVEETGYGTYLREEYPDDWESRMENIYELLSVNAEGGDLAKFLSMVTLYSDADVEDGGGNRVNLLTLHAAKGLEFPVVFLVGMEEGIFPHARAKMEESQLEEERRLCYVGMTRAMEKLYLTGAQRRMLFGNVQYNAFSRFLEEIPDRYKVVYDASLEEEVPADVGHRSNRRYWSW, translated from the coding sequence TTGCGCGTTGAAGAGATTGTTTCTGGTCTGAATCCGAAGCAGAGGGAAGCCGTTTTATATACGAAAGGCCCTCTATTGGTCTTAGCTGGCGCAGGAAGCGGCAAGACAAGGGTGTTGACCTACAAATTTGCCTACTTGGTTGCCTCAGGGTTGGCACTTCCTTGGCAGATTTTGGCAGTCACCTTCACCAATAAAGCTGCCAAGGAGATGAAGGAAAGGGTTCAAAGTTTATTGGGTTCAAGCATCAAAAATTTGCAGATCTCGACGTTTCATTCATATGGAGTAGAGATGCTTTATCGTTACGCCAAGGAGGCCAACGAAGCGGGCATAAAAGTGCCTTTTACCGTCTTCGACAAGGGTGACGCTCAAAAGGTCATAGAAAAATTGATGAAGGACTTCAACATCGACAAAAAGCGCTTTGAGGTCTCCTTTATGGTCGATATGATCTCTAGGGCAAAGGCCAGCGCCGATCCGAAGACGCTTTCGCCGGGCTTTGGACTTGAGGCTAGGTGGAAGGAATTTTATGATGCATATAATGAAGAACTGAAGAAACAGGGAGCAGTTGATTTCGACGATTTGCTTCTTCTGCCGCTACATCTGCTTAGCGTAAATGAAAAGGTGATCTCCAAGGAGCGCGATCGCTTTAAGTGGGTGCTGGTAGATGAATATCAGGACGTAAATACTCCGCAGTACAGGTTGATACAGATGTTGGCCAAATCGGGCAACATAATGGTCGTAGGAGATCCTGACCAATCCATTTACGGCTGGCGCGGTGCGGACATGTCGATAATCATGAACTTCGAGCGCGATTTCCCAGGAGCCAGGGTCATCACTCTAGACCAAAATTACAGATCTACGGGCATGATATTGGATGCCGCGAACGCGGTGATCAAGCATAACATCGAAAGGAGACCTAAGGAGCTGTGGACCGCAAATCAACGCGGTACCCCTGTATCAGTCTACCTGGCGGGCAACGACCGTCAGGAGGCGCAATTTATCGCCGACGAGATTAGAAGGCTGTGTCAGTCGGGATATTCTTACGACGACATGGCCATCCTTTACAGGATAAACGCGATGAGCCGAAGCTACGAGCAGGATCTCATGACCCGGGGCATCCCCTATAAAATCGTGAGGGGCGTATCCTTCTACGAAAGAAGGGAAGTTAAGGACGTATTGTCCTACATGAGGTTGGCAGTCAACCCCTTAGACGGTGCCGCGCTCAACAGGATTGGAAACGTGCCGCCTCGCGGTTTGGGCCCAAAGAGCTTACAGGCATTGGGAAATTGGATCGCGAGTATATCCAGCAAATTCGAAAATCCCCTGGATCTCTGGCAATGGCTTGTCCAGGCAGAAGATCTGCCTCTTAAGGGAAAGGCGAAGGCGGGAGCTAAGGAAATTGCCGGCTACATGATCCAAATTTTGTCGCGCAGCGATGACGTAAGGGATGTCATTTCCTTTATAGTGGAAGAGACGGGTTACGGCACATATTTGAGAGAGGAATACCCTGACGATTGGGAATCCAGGATGGAAAACATATATGAGCTGCTTTCGGTCAACGCGGAAGGCGGTGATTTGGCCAAGTTTCTGTCCATGGTCACCCTTTATTCCGACGCCGATGTAGAAGATGGCGGTGGAAACAGGGTCAATTTGCTTACGCTTCATGCTGCCAAAGGGCTTGAGTTTCCCGTAGTCTTTTTGGTGGGGATGGAGGAGGGTATCTTTCCGCACGCAAGGGCAAAGATGGAGGAGTCGCAGCTTGAAGAGGAAAGAAGGCTGTGCTATGTGGGGATGACTCGCGCCATGGAAAAGCTGTACCTGACCGGTGCACAAAGAAGGATGTTATTCGGCAATGTGCAGTACAATGCCTTTTCAAGGTTTTTGGAAGAGATCCCCGATAGGTATAAGGTAGTTTACGATGCGAGCTTGGAAGAAGAGGTGCCTGCAGATGTTGGTCATAGGTCTAACAGGAGATATTGGAGCTGGTAA
- the arcC gene encoding carbamate kinase, with amino-acid sequence MAEKVVVALGGNAILQSGQKGTFEEQMENVHATAVQIVRMLEAGYEVIITHGNGPQVGAILIQNEAGSSLVPSMPMDVCGAESQGMIGYMFCQALRNCMRGKNLIGWEPCCVVTQVEVDPNDPAFLKPTKPVGPFYTAEEAKKRMSERDEVWIEDSGRGWRRVVPSPDPKRIVEGQIIKHLFDERYLVIACGGGGIPVVRQKDGTYRGVEAVIDKDLAGERLAQEVGADVFMILTDVPKVAINFRKPDEKWLDVVTPEELRAYEAEGHFKAGSMGPKVKAALRFVEGGGKRAIIAKLDSALEALEGKSGTQVVPVKEKTCVI; translated from the coding sequence ATGGCTGAAAAGGTGGTAGTCGCCCTTGGCGGCAATGCGATACTTCAAAGCGGGCAAAAGGGAACCTTTGAAGAGCAGATGGAAAATGTTCATGCTACGGCAGTGCAGATAGTAAGGATGCTTGAGGCTGGTTATGAAGTGATCATCACGCACGGCAACGGCCCACAAGTGGGCGCTATCTTAATACAGAATGAAGCCGGCAGCAGCTTGGTGCCGTCCATGCCTATGGACGTGTGCGGGGCCGAAAGCCAGGGCATGATAGGATACATGTTTTGCCAGGCTTTAAGGAATTGTATGCGTGGCAAGAATTTGATCGGATGGGAGCCCTGTTGTGTAGTGACTCAAGTGGAAGTTGATCCGAATGATCCTGCCTTTCTCAAGCCCACAAAGCCTGTTGGTCCTTTCTATACGGCTGAAGAAGCCAAAAAAAGGATGAGCGAAAGGGATGAAGTTTGGATCGAGGATTCCGGTAGAGGGTGGCGCCGAGTAGTCCCCTCACCCGATCCCAAGCGCATAGTAGAGGGTCAGATAATAAAACACCTTTTTGACGAGAGATATTTGGTGATCGCCTGCGGTGGTGGCGGTATTCCCGTCGTCAGACAAAAAGATGGCACTTACCGGGGCGTGGAGGCCGTCATCGATAAGGACCTGGCAGGCGAAAGGCTTGCGCAGGAAGTTGGAGCTGACGTGTTCATGATATTGACGGATGTGCCTAAGGTTGCCATTAACTTCAGGAAGCCTGACGAGAAATGGCTTGACGTCGTTACGCCAGAGGAATTAAGGGCTTACGAGGCCGAAGGCCACTTTAAGGCCGGAAGCATGGGGCCAAAGGTAAAGGCAGCCTTGAGGTTCGTCGAAGGCGGCGGTAAAAGGGCTATCATAGCCAAACTTGACTCCGCCCTTGAGGCCCTGGAGGGTAAATCTGGAACACAGGTAGTTCCGGTTAAAGAAAAAACTTGTGTTATATAA
- the rpsB gene encoding 30S ribosomal protein S2: protein MSVVSMKQLLECGVHFGHQTRRWDPKMKPYIFAERNGIYIIDLQKTVRAIERAYDFLREVSKGGGTVLFVGTKRQAQETIQEEAQRCGQFYINQRWLGGLLTNFSTISKRVRRMIELQEMEEKGEFLKYPKKEAIKLRKEKERLEKYLGGIRDMKDVPDALFVIDPRREYIAVAEARRLYIPIISVVDTNCDPTLIDYPIPGNDDAIRAIKLITSLMADAIIEGRQGVDSVAAPKAAVATASGEEEEPSDEIEVREKLHEVYGEFEEELVEDELEERKGWKEE from the coding sequence GTGTCTGTAGTTTCCATGAAGCAACTTTTGGAATGCGGAGTCCACTTTGGGCATCAGACTCGAAGATGGGATCCGAAGATGAAGCCCTATATCTTCGCGGAACGCAACGGTATCTACATAATTGACCTGCAGAAGACTGTTAGGGCCATAGAAAGGGCGTATGATTTCTTAAGGGAGGTTTCCAAGGGTGGGGGTACCGTGCTTTTCGTAGGCACTAAGCGCCAGGCCCAGGAGACCATCCAGGAGGAAGCCCAGCGCTGTGGACAATTCTATATCAACCAGAGATGGCTCGGTGGACTTTTAACCAATTTTTCCACCATCTCTAAAAGAGTACGTCGCATGATCGAACTTCAGGAGATGGAGGAAAAAGGGGAGTTTCTGAAGTACCCCAAAAAGGAAGCCATAAAGCTCCGCAAGGAAAAGGAAAGGCTTGAAAAATATCTGGGTGGCATTAGGGATATGAAGGACGTGCCAGATGCCCTGTTTGTGATCGATCCTCGGAGAGAATACATTGCCGTTGCTGAAGCCAGAAGGCTTTACATCCCGATAATTTCAGTCGTCGACACCAACTGTGATCCGACCCTGATCGATTACCCGATTCCCGGAAACGATGATGCGATAAGGGCTATAAAGTTGATAACTTCCCTAATGGCAGACGCCATCATCGAAGGTCGCCAGGGCGTCGACAGCGTTGCTGCTCCAAAGGCAGCTGTCGCCACAGCTTCCGGCGAAGAGGAAGAGCCTTCTGATGAGATAGAAGTGCGGGAGAAGCTGCACGAGGTTTACGGCGAATTCGAAGAAGAACTCGTCGAGGATGAACTTGAAGAGCGTAAAGGCTGGAAGGAGGAATAA
- the frr gene encoding ribosome recycling factor — protein sequence MVVDRKILKEMQESMKRAVEHFRAEMVGIRAGRAHPALVENIKVDYYGVQTPIKQMGTISIPEPRQILISLWDKTATKAVEKAIQASQLGVMPQVDGENIRITLPELTKERRAELLRIVKKYAEDARVAIRNIRRDVLDELRRQEKEGIISEDEFKRIQEEIQDITDEHIEMVNKVLEEKEKEIMEG from the coding sequence ATGGTTGTGGATAGAAAGATTTTGAAGGAAATGCAGGAGTCTATGAAGAGGGCCGTTGAACACTTTAGAGCCGAGATGGTAGGCATAAGGGCGGGAAGAGCCCATCCGGCGTTGGTGGAAAACATCAAGGTGGATTACTACGGAGTGCAGACCCCGATCAAACAGATGGGGACCATCTCTATCCCCGAACCGCGACAGATCTTGATATCCCTCTGGGACAAGACGGCCACAAAGGCAGTAGAAAAGGCCATACAGGCATCACAGCTTGGAGTTATGCCCCAAGTGGACGGCGAAAATATCAGAATCACGTTACCGGAGCTGACCAAGGAAAGAAGGGCGGAGCTGCTGCGGATAGTTAAAAAATACGCCGAGGATGCGAGGGTGGCAATACGCAACATAAGACGTGATGTCCTCGATGAATTGAGACGTCAGGAAAAGGAAGGCATCATTAGCGAGGACGAGTTTAAGCGCATCCAAGAGGAGATCCAGGATATAACCGATGAGCATATCGAAATGGTGAACAAGGTGCTCGAGGAAAAAGAGAAAGAAATTATGGAAGGATAA
- the hypB gene encoding hydrogenase nickel incorporation protein HypB, with the protein MPKLVDVRKSVMAADEEHASFIRSLMRQKGILMINMIGSPGSGKTTLLEKLLPQLDLRCAVIEGDVATSRDAERIAATGTPVVQINTQGGCHLEAHLVRKALREIPIDDIDVLFIENVGNLVCPAEFDLGESFKMAISSVPEGDDKPLKYPSLFHKAKAVLLTKIDVLPFIKFDKSAFWSDVEKLNPKAARFELAVLEGKGLDEVSVSIKTWLSEVRGN; encoded by the coding sequence ATGCCGAAGCTTGTGGACGTTAGGAAGTCCGTCATGGCGGCGGACGAAGAGCACGCTTCTTTTATAAGAAGCCTGATGAGACAAAAAGGTATACTGATGATAAATATGATAGGTTCTCCCGGATCTGGCAAGACGACCTTACTCGAAAAGCTATTGCCACAGTTGGACCTTCGATGTGCCGTGATCGAAGGCGATGTAGCTACGTCCAGGGATGCCGAGCGGATAGCTGCCACCGGTACGCCCGTCGTTCAGATAAATACCCAGGGAGGCTGTCACTTAGAGGCTCATCTCGTAAGAAAAGCCCTCCGAGAGATACCCATTGACGACATAGATGTCCTATTTATAGAAAACGTCGGAAATTTGGTGTGTCCAGCTGAATTTGACTTGGGAGAATCGTTTAAGATGGCCATTTCAAGCGTGCCGGAGGGGGACGATAAGCCCCTGAAATATCCATCCCTCTTTCATAAGGCGAAGGCCGTATTGCTTACGAAGATTGACGTGCTGCCCTTCATAAAGTTCGATAAGTCGGCCTTTTGGAGTGACGTCGAAAAGCTCAATCCGAAGGCCGCCAGGTTTGAGCTCGCTGTTCTTGAGGGCAAAGGCTTAGATGAAGTTAGTGTCTCGATAAAGACGTGGTTGAGCGAGGTAAGGGGAAATTAA
- the tsf gene encoding translation elongation factor Ts, producing the protein MSVDTELVKQLRERTGAGILDCKKALEECQGDIEKAIDYLREKGIAKAAKKAGRVASEGLIFSYIHMTGKIGTLLELNCETDFVARTKEFQTLGKEIAMHIAAASPYYISPEDVPAEDLEREKEIYRKQALEEGKPQHIVDKIAEGRIQKFYESTCLLEQAWIRDPEKKIKDLITEAIAKLGENIVVRRFARFAIGE; encoded by the coding sequence ATGTCCGTTGATACAGAGCTAGTAAAACAGTTACGTGAACGTACGGGTGCAGGTATCCTTGATTGTAAAAAAGCCTTGGAGGAATGCCAAGGCGACATAGAGAAGGCCATAGATTATCTGCGAGAGAAGGGCATTGCAAAGGCCGCCAAGAAGGCCGGAAGGGTTGCATCTGAGGGCCTGATATTCAGCTATATACATATGACTGGCAAAATCGGAACGCTTCTTGAGCTAAACTGCGAGACTGATTTCGTGGCCAGGACCAAGGAATTCCAGACCCTTGGCAAGGAGATAGCGATGCATATCGCTGCTGCTTCCCCTTATTATATTTCACCGGAAGATGTGCCTGCCGAGGATCTGGAGCGGGAAAAGGAGATATATCGCAAGCAAGCTTTGGAGGAAGGTAAGCCTCAGCACATAGTTGACAAGATAGCCGAAGGCCGCATTCAGAAGTTTTATGAGAGCACTTGTTTGCTCGAACAGGCTTGGATAAGGGATCCCGAGAAGAAGATCAAGGATCTCATCACCGAGGCTATCGCGAAATTGGGCGAAAACATAGTGGTAAGAAGGTTTGCCAGATTTGCCATAGGAGAATAG
- the hpf gene encoding ribosome hibernation-promoting factor, HPF/YfiA family — protein MDIRFVTRNVEISDASKGYMESKLSKLEKFFDRILDTQVVVSFTRGMHVVEITSNVNGVIMRGEDYAPDIRKAFDKALKNIERQIKRHKSYLQDRVQLKTHDISFGIEPMEVYPEQEETIIFERKKRVPVKSMTPEEATLQMNLLGHDFFVFKNADTGLINVVYRRKNGGYGLIEPEA, from the coding sequence ATGGATATCAGGTTCGTTACGCGTAATGTTGAGATATCGGACGCATCTAAGGGGTATATGGAGTCGAAGCTGTCAAAGCTGGAGAAGTTCTTCGATCGCATTCTCGACACTCAAGTAGTGGTGAGCTTCACGCGAGGAATGCACGTCGTCGAGATAACGTCTAACGTAAACGGAGTCATCATGAGAGGCGAGGATTACGCTCCCGATATCCGCAAGGCCTTTGACAAGGCGCTGAAGAATATTGAGCGCCAGATCAAGCGCCACAAGTCTTATTTGCAGGACAGGGTCCAGTTGAAGACCCACGATATTTCCTTCGGCATAGAGCCGATGGAAGTTTATCCGGAGCAGGAAGAGACGATAATCTTCGAGAGAAAAAAGAGAGTTCCCGTAAAATCCATGACTCCCGAGGAGGCTACGCTGCAGATGAACTTGCTGGGCCACGATTTCTTCGTCTTTAAGAATGCCGATACGGGATTGATAAACGTAGTATACAGGAGAAAAAACGGGGGTTATGGCCTGATCGAGCCCGAGGCATAA
- the pyrH gene encoding UMP kinase has translation MEGDKLKYKRVLLKLSGEVLAGTRTFGIDFDAVSKICREILEVARHGIQIAMVVGGGNIFRGAQAVSMGMDRPQADYMGMLATVINALALQDNLERLGLPTRVQTAVVMQEIAEPFIRRRALRHLEKGRVVIFAAGTGSPYFSTDTAASLRAAEIGADCLLKATKVDGIYDKDPMKYDDARKLNFITYLEALSKQLKVMDATAFSLCMENSIPIIVFDILQEGNLKKLLIDGEPIGTLVSSKRGNDGYGCG, from the coding sequence TTGGAGGGCGACAAACTCAAGTATAAGCGCGTATTGCTTAAATTATCGGGCGAGGTATTGGCAGGCACCAGGACATTTGGCATCGATTTTGATGCCGTCTCAAAGATTTGCAGGGAAATACTCGAAGTTGCCCGACATGGAATTCAGATAGCCATGGTTGTAGGGGGAGGAAATATATTTCGCGGTGCTCAAGCCGTTAGCATGGGCATGGACAGGCCCCAGGCGGATTACATGGGAATGCTTGCCACCGTCATAAATGCCCTGGCGCTTCAGGATAACCTCGAGCGTCTAGGGTTGCCTACTCGTGTTCAAACGGCCGTCGTGATGCAGGAAATTGCCGAACCCTTTATAAGAAGACGAGCCTTAAGACACTTGGAAAAGGGGCGCGTGGTGATTTTTGCTGCCGGGACAGGTTCTCCCTATTTTTCTACGGACACCGCCGCTTCGCTTCGTGCCGCCGAGATAGGGGCAGATTGCTTGCTTAAGGCAACCAAGGTGGATGGCATTTACGATAAGGACCCAATGAAGTACGATGACGCAAGAAAGCTCAACTTTATCACGTATCTCGAGGCGCTGAGTAAACAGCTTAAGGTGATGGATGCCACGGCCTTTTCGCTTTGCATGGAGAATTCAATTCCGATTATAGTTTTTGATATACTTCAAGAGGGAAATTTAAAGAAGCTGCTGATAGATGGAGAACCGATCGGCACGCTAGTCTCATCAAAAAGGGGGAATGACGGCTATGGTTGTGGATAG
- the hypA gene encoding hydrogenase maturation nickel metallochaperone HypA, with the protein MHEMSIVEALMEQIMKMAEEGKWEAVTRVRLKVGVMRQIVPDILEFCFEVASKGTIMDGAILDIEEVPLSIKCDECGYEWDDKEFLGLCPKCNSIDVNVLNGMELELTNLEVEIRNAEACGR; encoded by the coding sequence ATGCATGAAATGTCCATTGTAGAGGCATTGATGGAACAAATAATGAAAATGGCCGAAGAAGGAAAATGGGAGGCCGTAACTAGGGTGCGGCTAAAAGTTGGGGTTATGCGACAGATCGTACCCGACATACTTGAGTTTTGCTTTGAGGTTGCCTCTAAGGGAACGATAATGGACGGCGCTATACTCGATATAGAAGAGGTGCCTTTAAGCATAAAGTGCGATGAGTGCGGATATGAATGGGACGATAAGGAATTTTTGGGTTTGTGTCCAAAATGCAATTCAATAGACGTGAACGTCTTAAATGGAATGGAACTGGAGCTGACCAACCTGGAGGTGGAAATTAGAAATGCCGAAGCTTGTGGACGTTAG